The following proteins are co-located in the Agromyces laixinhei genome:
- a CDS encoding response regulator transcription factor, translating to MRVLVVEDEVFMAEAVRDGLRLEAIAADIAGDGDTALELLSINSYDIAVLDRDIPGPSGDEVAERIIASGSGMPILMLTAADRLDDKTSGFELGADDYLTKPFALQELVLRLRALDRRRAHNRPPVRELAGLRLDPFRREVYRDGRYVALTRKQFAVLEVLMAADGGVISAEELLERAWDENADPFTNAVRITVSALRKRLGEPWLIATVPGVGYRISPALSPADRARAAGVTGKSK from the coding sequence ATGCGCGTACTGGTGGTCGAGGACGAGGTCTTCATGGCGGAGGCCGTCCGCGATGGACTGCGCCTGGAAGCGATCGCCGCAGACATCGCCGGTGACGGCGACACTGCCCTGGAGTTGTTGAGCATCAACTCCTACGACATCGCCGTCCTCGATCGCGACATTCCCGGGCCCTCCGGCGATGAGGTCGCCGAGCGCATCATCGCTTCCGGCAGCGGTATGCCGATCCTGATGCTCACCGCCGCCGACCGGTTGGACGACAAGACTTCCGGTTTCGAGCTCGGTGCCGACGACTACCTCACCAAGCCGTTCGCGTTGCAGGAACTCGTGCTGCGCCTCAGGGCGCTTGACCGCAGACGTGCCCACAACAGGCCGCCGGTGCGAGAGCTCGCCGGCCTGCGGCTGGACCCGTTCCGCCGCGAGGTGTACCGAGACGGGCGGTACGTCGCGCTCACCCGCAAGCAGTTCGCCGTGCTCGAAGTCCTCATGGCCGCCGACGGCGGAGTCATCAGCGCCGAAGAGCTCCTGGAACGGGCCTGGGACGAGAACGCCGACCCCTTCACCAACGCCGTACGCATCACGGTCTCCGCCCTGCGCAAGCGCCTCGGGGAACCCTGGCTCATCGCCACGGTGCCAGGTGTCGGCTACCGCATCAGCCCCGCACTCAGTCCGGCCGACCGAGCTCGAGCGGCCGGCGTGACGGGGAAGTCGAAGTAG
- the vanX gene encoding D-Ala-D-Ala dipeptidase VanX, producing MIDDFVFVDELVPGVRWDAKYATWDNFTGKPVDGYSANRIVGTTALCEALRRAQESAASLGFGLLLWDGYRPQRAVDCFMQWSRQPEDGRKKPRHYPNIDRSEMFEKGYVAAKSGHSRGGTVDLSLFDLVTGELAHMGGDHDLMDPISHHGADGITEAEAANRRNLSSIMESAGFDRYECEWWHYTLRNEPFPDTYFDFPVTPAARARSAGLSAGLMR from the coding sequence ATGATCGACGACTTCGTGTTCGTGGATGAACTGGTGCCCGGAGTGCGCTGGGATGCCAAGTACGCGACCTGGGACAACTTCACCGGCAAGCCGGTGGACGGCTATTCGGCCAATCGAATCGTCGGTACGACGGCGCTGTGCGAAGCCCTGAGACGAGCGCAGGAGAGCGCCGCGTCGCTGGGCTTCGGCCTGCTGCTGTGGGACGGCTACCGCCCCCAGCGCGCCGTGGACTGCTTCATGCAGTGGTCGAGGCAGCCCGAGGACGGTCGGAAGAAGCCGCGACACTACCCGAACATCGACAGATCGGAGATGTTCGAGAAGGGATACGTGGCAGCCAAGTCGGGTCACAGTCGAGGCGGCACCGTCGATCTGTCGCTCTTCGACCTCGTGACCGGCGAACTCGCCCACATGGGCGGGGACCATGACCTGATGGATCCGATCTCACATCATGGAGCAGACGGGATCACGGAAGCCGAGGCGGCGAACCGCCGGAATCTGAGCTCCATCATGGAGAGCGCCGGCTTCGATCGGTACGAGTGCGAGTGGTGGCACTACACGCTGAGGAACGAACCCTTCCCCGACACCTACTTCGACTTCCCCGTCACGCCGGCCGCTCGAGCTCGGTCGGCCGGACTGAGTGCGGGGCTGATGCGGTAG
- the vanA gene encoding D-alanine--(R)-lactate ligase: MDRSRVGILFGGTSEEHLVSVKSAQEVAKHLDIETYEPYWIGIRSSGEWLLCDSPEPGWEESGRPVVLSPDRSTHGLLVVNDGRVEAVRLDVVLPVLHGRLGEDGAMQGLLELSGIPYVGCDIQSSALCMDKSLAYTVVRSAGIATPKFWIVTPDDTVDPDQLSYPVFVKPARSGSSFGVSKVTRGDELPSALETARQFDSKVLVEEAVDGREVGCAIVGNDPDLTAGEVDRVALSHGFFRIHQEDSPETGSENSSFIVPADISEEARRLVQETAKTVYRTLGCTGLARVDMFLTDDGQVVLNEVNTLPGLTSYSRYPRMMTAAGLPLSEVIERLVSLALQGAER, from the coding sequence ATGGATAGGTCGAGAGTCGGCATCCTCTTCGGGGGAACTTCCGAAGAACACCTCGTCTCAGTCAAGTCTGCGCAAGAGGTCGCGAAGCACCTCGACATCGAGACGTACGAGCCGTACTGGATCGGCATACGGTCGAGCGGAGAGTGGCTGCTCTGCGACAGTCCTGAGCCGGGATGGGAGGAATCCGGCCGCCCCGTCGTGCTGTCACCCGACCGAAGCACCCACGGCCTGCTGGTCGTGAACGATGGCCGCGTCGAGGCGGTCAGGCTGGACGTCGTGCTTCCAGTCCTGCACGGCAGGCTCGGCGAGGACGGCGCCATGCAGGGGCTGTTGGAGTTGTCCGGCATCCCGTACGTCGGCTGCGACATCCAGAGCTCCGCCCTGTGCATGGACAAGTCCCTCGCCTACACCGTCGTGCGAAGCGCGGGAATCGCCACACCGAAGTTCTGGATCGTGACGCCTGACGACACGGTCGACCCCGACCAGCTCAGTTACCCCGTCTTCGTGAAGCCGGCCCGTTCAGGTTCGTCGTTCGGCGTGAGCAAGGTCACCCGAGGCGATGAGCTGCCGAGCGCGCTGGAGACCGCACGGCAGTTCGACTCGAAGGTATTGGTCGAGGAGGCGGTGGACGGTAGAGAGGTCGGATGCGCGATCGTGGGCAACGATCCGGACCTGACCGCGGGCGAGGTGGATCGCGTCGCCCTGTCGCATGGCTTCTTCAGGATCCACCAGGAGGACTCACCCGAGACCGGTTCGGAGAACTCGTCGTTCATCGTTCCCGCTGACATTTCCGAGGAAGCCCGTCGGCTCGTGCAGGAGACCGCGAAGACCGTCTATCGCACCCTGGGCTGCACCGGACTCGCCCGCGTGGACATGTTCCTCACGGATGACGGGCAGGTGGTCCTGAACGAGGTCAACACGCTGCCGGGTCTGACGTCGTACAGCCGCTACCCCAGGATGATGACCGCGGCGGGACTGCCGCTCTCCGAGGTCATCGAACGGCTCGTGTCGCTGGCGTTGCAGGGGGCGGAGCGATGA
- a CDS encoding D-isomer specific 2-hydroxyacid dehydrogenase family protein, producing the protein MSHSAPPRTAEAAPAYASSALAPARGITFYGCGRDEADQLRAMAPRFGVLPTIIEAAISEANIESATGNRCISIGHKTRLTNAMLRALSTAGVGYISTRSIGYDHLDVNYAASVGVAVGNVAYSPDSVADYTLMLMLMAVRHAKSVLRRTDAHDYRLGEIRGRELRDLTVGVVGTGRIGGAVIDRLGGFGCRVLAHDRRAYTSADHVPLSELLRRSDIVTLHTPLTAATHHLLDRRRIDEMKQGAFVVNTGRGPLLDTEALLAALERGSLGGAALDVLEGEEGIFYTDRRNAPIENSTLLQLQRLPNVLISPHSAFFTDRALSDTIENSLINCLRFESETPHG; encoded by the coding sequence ATGAGCCACAGCGCACCACCACGAACCGCGGAGGCCGCGCCGGCGTACGCGTCCTCCGCACTCGCCCCGGCACGTGGAATCACCTTCTACGGATGCGGCCGGGACGAGGCCGACCAGTTGCGAGCGATGGCGCCGCGCTTCGGCGTGCTGCCGACCATCATCGAGGCAGCGATATCCGAAGCCAATATCGAATCGGCGACCGGAAACCGATGCATCAGCATCGGCCACAAGACACGCCTCACGAATGCCATGCTGCGTGCACTCAGCACGGCCGGCGTGGGCTACATCTCGACGAGGAGCATCGGGTACGACCACCTCGACGTGAACTATGCGGCGAGCGTCGGAGTCGCCGTCGGCAATGTCGCCTACTCGCCCGACAGCGTCGCGGACTACACGCTGATGCTGATGCTGATGGCCGTGCGCCATGCGAAGTCCGTCCTCCGCCGTACCGATGCGCATGACTACCGATTGGGCGAGATCCGAGGGAGGGAACTGCGCGACCTGACCGTCGGGGTGGTCGGAACGGGACGCATCGGCGGAGCCGTCATCGACCGGCTGGGCGGTTTCGGCTGCCGCGTTCTGGCCCACGACCGCCGCGCGTATACCTCCGCCGACCACGTTCCGCTCAGCGAACTGCTGCGGCGGAGCGACATCGTGACGCTGCACACCCCGCTGACCGCAGCCACGCACCATCTGCTCGACCGTCGACGCATCGACGAGATGAAGCAGGGCGCGTTCGTCGTCAACACCGGCCGCGGGCCGCTTCTCGATACCGAAGCCCTGCTTGCGGCGTTGGAGCGCGGCAGCCTGGGCGGTGCGGCGCTCGACGTCCTCGAAGGAGAGGAAGGGATCTTCTACACCGACCGCCGGAACGCGCCCATCGAGAACTCGACGCTGCTGCAACTGCAGAGGCTGCCGAACGTGCTCATCAGCCCCCACTCCGCGTTCTTCACCGACCGAGCACTGAGCGACACCATCGAGAACAGCCTCATCAACTGCCTGAGATTCGAAAGCGAGACACCGCATGGATAG
- a CDS encoding TPM domain-containing protein, producing MRVVRKWSAALAIVTGAVIGTGAAGLAWAEDPVTFTSSPVVDSVGALGADTDGVVAALESAADRSGRQLFVTYVSTFTNPASATEWADETAVANNMGSDDYLLAVAVDGGAYHLSAAGDASLSDGELDRIAQRVIEPKLRDGDWAGAAIAGADAIAGDSGGSGWGFVWFIVIAAAVVVVIAVVLARRKKKKSGDAGAGQVPLPSIEELRRQAGSALVQVDDAVKTSEEELGFAVASYGKDATESFRAALDTAKARVAEAFTLQQQLDDATPDSDEQRREWYGGILRLTGEADALLDEQVERFDELRALERDVPAQLARVQAVAVAAEATLEPAEQRLAALGTQYAASSIAPIIDNVTEARSRIGFTREALAAASADAAAGDTAQAAVGIRAAEESVDQTTLLTAAVDRLAADLEAADAAVTTGVGDLDRDVATARGLQNADAAATADRVAAEVAALRAAIAAPGRDPMELRARLERVDAEIDAMIRNVQDAAERASRAQAQLSRSLMTARAQVQAAEDYLVARRGAIGAEARTRLAEAGRLLVEAQASATTDAAAALASAQRAERLAAEAMSLAQRDVGGFGGGMGGMAGGYGGTGGGSGGNDMLGAVLGGILINSVFGGGGRSSGGFGGGRSSGGFGGGRSAGSFGGAATRSRRGSGGRF from the coding sequence ATGCGCGTAGTACGCAAGTGGTCCGCGGCGCTCGCGATCGTCACCGGAGCGGTGATCGGTACCGGCGCGGCCGGGCTCGCATGGGCTGAAGATCCCGTCACGTTCACCTCCTCCCCCGTCGTCGACAGCGTCGGGGCGCTCGGGGCCGACACCGACGGGGTCGTCGCGGCGCTCGAGTCCGCGGCCGACCGCAGCGGTCGTCAACTCTTCGTGACCTACGTCTCGACGTTCACGAACCCCGCTTCGGCGACGGAGTGGGCCGACGAGACGGCCGTCGCGAACAACATGGGCAGCGACGACTACCTGCTCGCCGTGGCCGTCGACGGCGGCGCCTACCATCTGTCGGCGGCGGGCGACGCCTCGCTCTCCGACGGCGAGCTCGACCGGATCGCGCAGCGTGTCATCGAGCCGAAGCTCCGCGACGGCGATTGGGCGGGCGCGGCGATCGCCGGCGCCGATGCCATCGCCGGCGATTCCGGAGGCAGCGGCTGGGGCTTCGTGTGGTTCATCGTGATCGCCGCGGCCGTCGTCGTGGTCATCGCGGTCGTGCTGGCCCGGCGCAAGAAGAAGAAGTCGGGCGACGCCGGCGCCGGTCAGGTGCCGCTCCCCTCGATCGAAGAGCTGCGCCGTCAGGCGGGCAGCGCCCTCGTGCAGGTCGACGACGCGGTGAAGACGAGTGAAGAGGAGCTCGGCTTCGCCGTCGCCTCTTACGGCAAGGACGCGACCGAGTCGTTCCGTGCGGCGCTCGACACGGCGAAGGCGAGGGTGGCTGAGGCGTTCACCCTGCAACAGCAACTCGACGACGCCACGCCCGACTCCGACGAACAGCGCCGCGAGTGGTACGGCGGCATCCTGCGGCTCACGGGTGAAGCCGATGCACTCCTCGACGAGCAGGTCGAACGGTTCGACGAACTGCGGGCCCTCGAACGCGACGTGCCCGCCCAACTCGCCCGAGTGCAGGCGGTGGCCGTTGCTGCCGAAGCCACCCTCGAGCCCGCCGAGCAGCGACTCGCAGCGCTCGGCACCCAGTACGCGGCTTCCAGCATCGCGCCGATCATCGACAACGTGACCGAAGCGCGGTCGCGCATCGGCTTCACCCGCGAGGCGCTCGCGGCCGCGAGTGCGGACGCCGCCGCAGGCGATACCGCACAGGCAGCGGTCGGTATCCGCGCAGCCGAGGAATCCGTCGACCAGACCACACTGCTGACGGCGGCCGTCGATCGGCTCGCCGCCGACCTCGAGGCCGCGGATGCGGCCGTGACCACAGGCGTCGGCGACCTCGATCGCGATGTCGCAACCGCACGTGGGCTGCAGAATGCGGATGCCGCGGCGACCGCCGACCGGGTGGCCGCGGAAGTGGCGGCTCTCCGCGCCGCGATCGCCGCGCCGGGCCGGGATCCGATGGAACTGCGTGCGAGGCTCGAGCGCGTCGACGCCGAGATCGACGCGATGATCCGGAACGTGCAGGATGCCGCGGAACGCGCCTCCCGCGCGCAGGCGCAGCTCAGCCGTTCGCTCATGACGGCCAGAGCGCAGGTGCAGGCGGCCGAGGATTACCTCGTCGCCCGCCGCGGAGCGATCGGCGCGGAGGCGCGCACCAGACTCGCCGAGGCCGGGCGACTCCTCGTCGAGGCGCAGGCGTCCGCAACGACCGACGCTGCCGCAGCCCTTGCCTCGGCGCAGCGCGCGGAACGGCTCGCAGCCGAGGCCATGTCGCTCGCCCAGCGCGACGTCGGCGGGTTCGGCGGCGGCATGGGCGGCATGGCCGGTGGCTACGGCGGCACGGGCGGAGGATCGGGCGGCAACGACATGCTCGGCGCGGTGCTCGGCGGCATCCTCATCAATTCGGTCTTCGGCGGTGGCGGCCGTTCCTCGGGTGGCTTCGGCGGCGGCCGCTCCTCGGGTGGCTTCGGCGGCGGCCGCTCCGCCGGAAGCTTCGGCGGTGCCGCGACCCGTTCGCGGCGCGGGAGCGGGGGACGCTTCTGA
- a CDS encoding ROK family transcriptional regulator: MKASHGTPSWLGAVNDRVGLSALLDHGPLTRNRICELVGVSKPTASMMMTRLIAAGVVEERGQVAGNPGRSATLYAARTDRPLAVAIAIEADELRACVVDAAGSERPMVRIVFPRDAAERDAVREVAAAIRDASAAAGTDPSVVHTVCIGTAGYVDPHDDGTLFSETLPGWPITGLRRTLETELGVAVYIENDVNLAAIAERESGAGEGRDVFALLWLGNGVGASFDVAGDLHRGSFGGAGEIGFLPLSAAAQALDEHAVTSQDLAGALAVRRIAVAHGLAADDHRAMLEAIAASPERAAIFEDLGERVAHLSLPLLATLDPGRLVLAGPTAIVGGRPLAEAVERGIRRISRWYPEVVATHLDHDPVLHGARAFLTAKVRDELLGTVARLSLS; encoded by the coding sequence ATGAAGGCATCGCACGGCACCCCGTCGTGGCTCGGCGCCGTCAACGATCGGGTCGGACTCTCCGCCCTGCTCGACCACGGCCCGCTCACCCGCAATCGCATCTGCGAGCTCGTCGGCGTCTCGAAGCCGACCGCGTCGATGATGATGACCCGCCTGATCGCGGCCGGCGTCGTCGAGGAGCGCGGGCAGGTCGCCGGAAATCCCGGCCGGAGCGCCACGCTCTACGCCGCACGCACCGACCGGCCGCTCGCCGTCGCGATCGCGATCGAGGCCGACGAGCTCCGCGCCTGCGTCGTCGACGCCGCGGGCAGTGAACGGCCCATGGTGCGCATCGTGTTCCCGCGCGACGCCGCCGAGCGCGACGCGGTGCGAGAGGTCGCCGCGGCGATCCGCGACGCGAGCGCGGCCGCAGGCACCGACCCTTCCGTCGTGCACACCGTCTGCATCGGCACGGCCGGCTATGTCGATCCCCACGACGACGGCACGCTCTTCAGTGAGACCCTGCCCGGCTGGCCGATCACCGGACTCCGCCGCACCCTCGAGACCGAGCTCGGCGTCGCGGTCTACATCGAGAACGACGTGAACCTCGCGGCGATCGCCGAACGCGAGTCCGGCGCGGGCGAGGGCCGTGACGTGTTCGCGCTGCTCTGGCTCGGCAACGGCGTCGGCGCGTCCTTCGACGTGGCGGGCGACCTCCACCGTGGCAGCTTCGGCGGCGCCGGCGAGATCGGGTTCCTGCCCCTCTCGGCCGCGGCCCAGGCACTCGACGAGCACGCCGTCACGAGCCAGGACCTCGCCGGTGCCCTTGCGGTGCGCCGCATCGCGGTCGCGCACGGGCTCGCCGCCGACGACCACCGCGCGATGCTCGAGGCGATCGCGGCGAGTCCCGAGCGGGCGGCGATCTTCGAGGACCTCGGCGAACGCGTCGCCCACCTGTCGCTCCCGCTGCTCGCGACGCTCGATCCGGGCAGGCTCGTACTCGCCGGCCCGACTGCGATCGTCGGAGGACGGCCCCTCGCCGAGGCGGTGGAGCGGGGCATCCGTCGCATCAGCAGGTGGTACCCCGAGGTCGTCGCGACGCACCTCGATCACGACCCGGTACTGCACGGCGCGCGAGCCTTCCTCACCGCGAAGGTGCGCGACGAGCTGCTCGGAACCGTCGCCAGGCTCAGCCTCTCCTGA